Proteins encoded within one genomic window of Fusarium musae strain F31 chromosome 4, whole genome shotgun sequence:
- a CDS encoding hypothetical protein (EggNog:ENOG41): MCREAITIAQCAPEVSPVLAFYCAKLHLVAKDRIICDAAKGKCICFFGSCGTIEREIPTKGINLGEVVKARCAECTPREHRVRDIPAQEILESVLLRSTDGQNGWEERSKLLSELWLNKTACPYHVGNSAEPVAPVINITESIHLDTEVGHFGTGLSAESAGPTDSTPESALELKPAFEATVGKDVGEFSSSDNAAMKDASSSSVGTVFTEPIFTDSLVAEPASTLADEWTANAGTVNTADEWNTNTAPAGEQDGNANNHASDSGAKNILDPDEVGISTSRWAPGNSPTTSKPTNPAVDFKEPESGEEHNQAQEQVQTPVIAPSRRAVNFSYNPSNAEKLMETAEIFANLKKAFLMGKA; this comes from the exons ATGTGCCGCGAGGCCATCACCATCGCCCAGTGTGCGCCTGAGGTATCCCCCGTTCTCGCCTTCTACTGCGCCAAGCTCCATCTCGTGGCGAAGGACCGCATCATCTGTGACGCCGCTAAGGGAAAATGCatttgcttctttggctcTTGTGGTACTATTGAACGCGAGATTCCCACCAAGGGAATCAATCTCGGCGAGGTTGTCAAGGCGCGTTGTGCTGAGTGTACTCCTCGCGAGCACCGAGTTCGCGACATCCCCGCTCAGGAGATCCTCGAGTCCGTTCTTCTTCGCTCTACTGACGGCCAGAATGGCTGGGAGGAGCGATCCAAGCTCCTTTCTGAGCTTTGGCTCAACAAGACTGCATGCCCTTACCACGTCGGCAACTCCGCTGAGCCTGTTGCTCctgtcatcaacatcacagaGAGCATCCATCTCGACACCGAAGTCGGTCACTTTGGTACCGGTCTGAGCGCTGAGTCTGCTGGGCCTACCGACTCCACTCCTGAGTCtgctcttgagctcaagccaGCCTTCGAAGCTACTGTCGGAAAGGACGTTGGCGAATTCTCTAGCTCCGATAATGCTGCTATGAAGGatgcctcttcatcttctgtcgGGACTGTCTTCACCGAGCCCATCTTCACCGACTCCTTAGTGGCTGAACCCGCTTCTACTCTCGCCGATGAGTGGACTGCTAACGCGGGCACCGTTAACACTGCTGATGAGTGGAATACCAACACCGCTCCCGCTGGTGAGCAGGATGGCAACGCCAACAATCACGCTTCCGACTCTG GAGCCAAGAACATTCTGGACCCCGACGAGGTTGGCATTTCCACCAGCCGCTGGGCCCCCGGCAATTCTCCCACCACCTCCAAGCCAACCAACCCAGCTGTTGACTTCAAGGAGCCTGAGAGTGGAGAGGAGCATAACCAGGCACAAGAGCAGGTACAGACTCCTGTTATCGCTCCCTCTCGCCGTGCCGTCAACTTCTCCTACAATCCCAGCAATGCTGAAAAACTTATGGAGACCGCGGAGATTTTTGCCAACCTGAAGAAAGCCTTTCTCATGGGTAAGGCTTAA